A stretch of Pempheris klunzingeri isolate RE-2024b chromosome 19, fPemKlu1.hap1, whole genome shotgun sequence DNA encodes these proteins:
- the fam78ab gene encoding protein FAM78A isoform X1: MRLSSPPDLWTLLWIVLLFNAMGCIQSIRCKPKSFRDSIIVLEVNSSIDPNPTSIDESSSVVLRYRTPHFRACARVLVPPVAGKETWTIGWIQACNHMEFYNTYGNKGMSSWELPDLRDGKIQAISDSDGVNYPWYGNTTETCTIVGPTKKDSKFTVSMNDNFYPSVTWGVPVSESNVPQLSSIRRDQSFTTWLVAINQATSETLVLQTIRWRMRLHIRVDPEKPLGQRAVLNEPVAQEQPQILGKNEPIAPNAMVKPNANDAQVLMWRPKNGDPVVVIPPKY, from the exons ATGCGTCTTTCTTCTCCCCCAGACCTCTGGACGTTGTTGTGGATTGTGTTGCTATTTAATGCAATGGGCTGTATCCAGAGTATCAGGTGTAAGCCCAAGAGTTTCCGAGACAGTATCATCGTCCTGGAGGTGAACAGTTCCATCGACCCCAACCCCACCAGCATCGACGAGTCATCCAGCGTGGTCCTGCGCTACCGGACACCGCACTTCCGAGCTTGCGCCCGTGTCTTGGTGCCGCCAGTAGCCGGTAAAGAGACATGGACCATCGGCTGGATTCAAGCCTGTAACCACATGGAGTTCTACAATACTTATGGAAACAAAGGGAT GTCGAGTTGGGAGCTCCCCGACCTGCGTGATGGCAAGATCCAGGCCATCAGCGACTCAGATGGGGTCAACTACCCGTGGTACGGAAACACCACGGAGACCTGCACCATTGTCGGCCCCACCAAGAAGGACAGCAAGTTCACTGTTAGTATGAATGACAATTTCTACCCCAGCGTGACCTGGGGTGTGCCCGTCAGCGAAAGCAACGTGCCTCAGCTTAGTAGCATCCGCCGTGACCAGAGCTTTACGACCTGGCTGGTGGCCATCAACCAGGCCACCTCAGAGACACTCGTCCTGCAGACAATCCGCTGGAGGATGCGGCTTCATATCCGGGTAGACCCGGAGAAGCCTTTGGGTCAGAGGGCTGTTCTGAATGAGCCTGTGGCCCAGGAGCAGCCCCAGATCCTTGGCAAGAATGAGCCCATCGCCCCCAACGCCATGGTCAAGCCCAACGCCAATGACGCCCAAGTGCTGATGTGGCGGCCAAAGAATGGTGACCCTGTAGTGGTCATTCCACCAAAATACTGA
- the fam78ab gene encoding protein FAM78A isoform X2: MGCIQSIRCKPKSFRDSIIVLEVNSSIDPNPTSIDESSSVVLRYRTPHFRACARVLVPPVAGKETWTIGWIQACNHMEFYNTYGNKGMSSWELPDLRDGKIQAISDSDGVNYPWYGNTTETCTIVGPTKKDSKFTVSMNDNFYPSVTWGVPVSESNVPQLSSIRRDQSFTTWLVAINQATSETLVLQTIRWRMRLHIRVDPEKPLGQRAVLNEPVAQEQPQILGKNEPIAPNAMVKPNANDAQVLMWRPKNGDPVVVIPPKY; this comes from the exons ATGGGCTGTATCCAGAGTATCAGGTGTAAGCCCAAGAGTTTCCGAGACAGTATCATCGTCCTGGAGGTGAACAGTTCCATCGACCCCAACCCCACCAGCATCGACGAGTCATCCAGCGTGGTCCTGCGCTACCGGACACCGCACTTCCGAGCTTGCGCCCGTGTCTTGGTGCCGCCAGTAGCCGGTAAAGAGACATGGACCATCGGCTGGATTCAAGCCTGTAACCACATGGAGTTCTACAATACTTATGGAAACAAAGGGAT GTCGAGTTGGGAGCTCCCCGACCTGCGTGATGGCAAGATCCAGGCCATCAGCGACTCAGATGGGGTCAACTACCCGTGGTACGGAAACACCACGGAGACCTGCACCATTGTCGGCCCCACCAAGAAGGACAGCAAGTTCACTGTTAGTATGAATGACAATTTCTACCCCAGCGTGACCTGGGGTGTGCCCGTCAGCGAAAGCAACGTGCCTCAGCTTAGTAGCATCCGCCGTGACCAGAGCTTTACGACCTGGCTGGTGGCCATCAACCAGGCCACCTCAGAGACACTCGTCCTGCAGACAATCCGCTGGAGGATGCGGCTTCATATCCGGGTAGACCCGGAGAAGCCTTTGGGTCAGAGGGCTGTTCTGAATGAGCCTGTGGCCCAGGAGCAGCCCCAGATCCTTGGCAAGAATGAGCCCATCGCCCCCAACGCCATGGTCAAGCCCAACGCCAATGACGCCCAAGTGCTGATGTGGCGGCCAAAGAATGGTGACCCTGTAGTGGTCATTCCACCAAAATACTGA